CCCTGCGGGGATCGAAGACATCGAGTTCGAGATCTTCGCGTACATCGTCCACGAGGCCTTCCACCAGTACCAGCACACGGCGTTCGAGCGGACCTCCTGGTACCGAGAGGAGCGCTACCCCATTTCGGACGCGGAGAACAGCGCGCTTGCGTGGCTCGAGATGCGCATTCTGGAAGATGCGCTCCTCGCGTCATCATCAGGCGACGAGGAGACGTGCCGGCACAGGGCAGGCCAGTTCGTGGCCGTGCGCCACCTTCGCTGGAACATCGCCTCGGAGTTCGTGCGCGGGTTCGAGAGGGGCAAGGAGCTGATGGAGGGAACGGCCAAGCACGTGGAACTCAGGGCCGTCGTCGGTGCCGCCTCGCTCGAGTATGTCTCTGAGATCGACGGCACGATGAGCCCCCTGGCGGGCGTACTTCCCCGATCGTCACTCTGCGAACTCATCGTCGATGAGCTGGTCGAGCGGAGAGGCGAGCGGTGTCTGCAGCCACAAGACGTCCCCAGGAACCGGATATACGCGGTCGGCAGCGCGCAGTGCTATCTCCTCGACCATCTGGGATGCGAGTGGAGAGAGGCCGCCGCGACGGGCGGCGACGACTTCTCCTACTCCGAGCTGCTCCAGAAGAATCTCGAGATGCCTGACCCGGCGCTCGAGCCGGCGGCGCGGGCGGCTATGGGGGAATACGGCTACGACGGACTGCTGGCCGCCGCGAAGACCGCGTGGGAGGAATACCGGAGGGGCTACTCCGACGCGCTGGCCCGCTTCGAATCGCAGGAGGGCACGCGCGTCGAGATCGTCATGCCCACAACGAACGTCTCCCGGTCGCGTCGAACGAGGGAGCGGAAGTGGCTGATGAACGCGGGCGCTTCCTGCCTGTGCGCCGGCTTCGAGGTCTACACGGCGCGCGGCGGCGGGTGGTCCTTCGAGCTCCACGACGCGGGTCTTCTTGAACTCAGCGATTGGGACGCGGGCAGCAGGAAGGTCGTCATTTACGAGCCCGGTGATCTCAAGGTATCGGTCGACGGCGAGACGTTCCAGACCCCGCCGCCCCACGAGGCGGACTACGACTCACTGAGCGTCGCAGGAACCTGCTTCAACCTGACCAGCGATGACAGCGGGCGTGTCAGCATCGCTGACGAGGTTGTGCGCGTCTGGCTCTCAGACGGCCTCAGTGACACAGGCAGAGAGACCGGACGCTAGGAGCCTGTCACGGCCACATCCTCCAGCCTGATGTAAGGCAGTACGTCGGAGAAGAGCCGCTCCCTCTCCCTTGACACGGCAGCCACCTTCGGCAGGAGATCGAACGTGTTGCCGGCGATCATCGTGCCGGTCAGAGGCTCCTCCAGCTTGCCACCGCGGATCATGCGGCCGCCCTTGACGACGCCCGAGAAATCGCCCGACACCGGGTCGGTGTTCCCCGAGAAGCGCTTGACGTAGACGCCCCGGTCGACGCCGGCCACCATGTCGTCGAACACGGTCTCCCCCGGGGCGAACACGATGTTCGTCGATGAGACGCTCGGCACCGACTGCGCGCCGCCGCCCGCGTGACCCGTGCTCGCTCGTCCCTCGCGGCGCGCCCGGTACGCGTCGTAGAGGAAGTTCCTGAGCGTGCCCTCCTCGATGATCGGGAGCGTCCTCGGAGCCTGTCCCTCCCGATCGAAGGACGCCGAGGCGAAGCCGTCCTCGAGCGAGGCGTCGTCGGTCACGGAGATCATCGGGGACGCCACGGCCTTCCCCATGCTCTCCCCGAACCTGCTCGAGCCTCTCTGCACGGACGAGGCCAGAACGGAGTACGTGATCGGATAGGCGATGATCTCGGCGGCCGCCATCGGAGAGAGAACGAGCGTGCCGGTGAAGCTCTCCCCCTTCCGTGCGCCCAGCGAGGCGACGACGTTCTCGGCGAAGGTCCCCGCCGCGCGCTCGCAGTCGATCCCGTCGACGCGTCTCGAGGCGTCGAACTGGAAGTCGAACGACGAGACGGTTTCGCCGTCCCGGGCCATTCCCATGACGAAGCAGTAGAGCCGGCTCACCGGCTCGGCCAGCCGGACGCCCTTCGAGGAGACGACGGCCCGCGCCCCCGCATAGCAGTGAAGCTGCCCTCCGTCCACCGTCACCCTCTCGTCGTATCCCCGGGCGACGTCGAGCATCGCGAGCGCGCTCTCGACGGCCCGGTCGACGCCGTACTCGGTCGCGGCCGGGTCGTAGATCCCCTCGAGGTCGTCGACAGGTACGGGGTCGGGGAGCCCGTTGTGCTCGTCGGGCGGAGCCGCGGCCGCGATGCCCATCGCCCGCTCGACGGCCGCCTCGATCTCGGCGTCCTCGAACGTGTTGACCGAGGCGAAGCCCATGCGCCGGTCCCGGAAGACGCGAATGCCCACGGCCTCCGACTCGGCCGACGAGGCGATCTGCAGATCGTTCTTCTGAAGCTCGACATCGATCGTGCGCCCCGAGGAGGCGAACGCCTCCGCCTCGTCGGCCTCGTGGCGCTTCGCGGCGGCAACGGCCGCTTCGCAGATGGTCAGAAGTCTCTCCATGCCGCTACCTCCCCCCCACGATGACGTTGCACCGGACGAACGGTCCGCCGCCGTCCACCTTCGCGGGCTGTCCCTTGCCGCAGTGCCCGCTGCCGATCGTCCAGCGGAAGTCACTGCTCAGCATGTCCACACTCTGCAGCACCTCGAAAGCGTCGCCCGAGATAGAAGCACCTCGGAGAAGGCGGCCGACCTTGCCGCGCTTGATCTCGTAGGCCTCCTGCACACCGAACATGAACTCGGCGTTGGCGTCGGCCTGCCCGCTTCCGCCGCCCTTGAGAAGCAGCCCGTCGTCGATGCTCTCCACCATCTCCTCGAACGAGCTCCCACCCGGCTCGATGTACGTGTTCCGCATCCTGATGAGCGGCGGGTCATCGAAGAGCCATGCCCGCGCGTTCCCGGTCGGCGCGACATCGAAGAGCGCCGCGGTCTCGCGGTCGTGAAGATACGACGAGAGGACTCCGTTCTCGATGACGGCCGTGCGCCCGGCGGGGACCCCCTCGTCGTCGACGAGGACCACGCCGCCGGCGTGCTCGCCCCCGATAACGGAGGGCCCGCTGTCGCAGAGCGTCACCAGCTCGCTCGCGACGCGCTCCCCGATCCGGCCCGCGGCGGCCGAGCCCGCAAGCACGAAGTCTGCCTCGACCGTGTGGCCGATCGCCTCATGCGCGAGCAGACCGACGAGCTCCGGATCGAGCACGACCTGGGTCTTCCCTCCCGGAGCGTACGGCGCGTTGAGAAGGTCGACGGCCGTTCGGCCGGTCTTGTCGGCGATCTCCTCGGCCGAGTTCGGTCCGAAGAGCTCGGGCCACCCGCCGGTCACACCGGTCCCGTGGAACGCGGTCGTCATGTCGTCGCTCGTCCCGGCGACGGCCATGGCGACGAACTCGAGCTTCGCGTCCTCGATGTGGGCGTCCGCGCCGTCCGTCGAGACGACCCACTTCTTGTCCAGAAGCTCCGTGTAGCGGCACATCGCCGAACGGATGGTCTCGGAGGCCTCCATGGTCCGCCGCTCGGTGTCGACAACGAGCGCGGTCTTCTCCTCCGCGGAGTGCGAGGCGATCTCCTCAGCGTCGCCGGTCCGGAAGTCACCGACGGCGAACTCGCAGTCCGCGAGACGGTCGACCCGCGCCTTCCTGCCTCCGGCCGACCCCTTCGCGGCGAGCGTCGCGTCCCGAACGGCGCGCTCGATGCTCTCCCGGTCGAGCCGGGCCGTGCTCGAGAACCCCCACGTTCCGTCGACGAGCACTCGCACGCCCGCGCCGCTTCCCTTGTTCGACGACGCGCTCTCCATCACGCCGTTCCTGACGGCCAGGCGGAGGGCGTTCCTGTCGTGCACACGAACCTCGGTCCAGTGCTTCGCGTTCCCAACGATCTCCCTGAGAAGCTCCCTCATGCTCACTCCCTCTTCCCGTTCGCTGTGTCGTGCGGTGTTCCGAAGATACGGCGCCGGGCGGTCCGGGACCTGTCTCAGTCGCCCTCGGGCAGCAGAACGGCCCCCGACATCGGTTCGAGCTCGACGGCGACCGAGGCCCCGGCCGGGCCCGCGATGACCGGAACGATGCTCCCTGAGAGGGCCTCGACCACGCTTCCGTGGTCCTCGACCACCGGAACCTCCACCGACACCGCGGTCGGTCCGGCGTTGAGGACGACGTAGGCGACGTCGTCGTCCAGGCTCCTGCGGTAGGCGAAGACCCTGCCGTCGCTGACGAGCGTCTCGAAGTCGCCCCTCGAAAAGAGCGGGTGCGACGTCCTGATGGCCGCCAGCCTTCTGACGTGGTCGTGGACGTCGACCCGGACGGGCTCCGTCTCCCACGTCCACCGGAACGGACGACGGCAGTCGGGGTCGCCCCCGCCCTCCATCGCGATCTCGTCGCCGTAGTAGATCGTGGGCGCGCCGACGTAGGTCATCGAGAAGAGCATCGCGAGCTTGAGCCGGTCGACGTCTCCGCCGCAGTTCGTCAGGAAGCGCGGCGTGTCGTGGCTCCCCAGCAGGTTCATCTGTGCGCGCACGCCCTCATCCGGGTAGATCAGCCGCCCGGGCGCAAGGGCGCGGTCGAACTCAGCCGCGTCCATGTCGCCGCTCGCGATGAACCCGAGCACCGGGTCCCGGAAGTAGGCGTAGTTCATGACCGCGTCGTAGTAGCGCCCGTTGACCCACTCTGGCGACGGCCCCCACAGCTCGCCCACGATGTAGGCGTCCGGGTCGACGGTCCGGACCCGTTCCCGGAAGAGCTCCCAGAACCAGAACGGTACCTCGCCGGCGACGTCGAGGCGGAACCCGTCGACGTCGGCCTCAGTAAGCCAGTAGACGGTCGCGGCGAGCAGATGCTCGACCACCGGCCAGTTGACCTGCGCGTCCGTGATGTCCTTGACGCCCTGCTCGTCGGGGTTGTCCCGGGCGAGGTCGAAGTTGAGGTTCGGCATCCAGCCGAAGCCCCACCAGCAGTCGTAGTAGTCCTTCGCGTTCGGGGGCGGGTTGACGCCCTCGCCGGGGAGCGGCCACTCCCTCCACTCGTACCAGTCCCAGTAGGGCGACTCGGGACCCCGCTCGCGCGTGTCCTGGAACGCCCAGAAGGTGTGCCCGGTGTGGTTGTATGCGAGGTCCATGATGACGCGGATGCCGCGCTCGTGAGCCGCGTCGACGAAGTCGGCGAACTCCTGGTTCGTCCCGAAATGCGGGTCGAGCCGCATGTAGCTGACGGCGTCGTACTTGTGATTGCTCTGAGACTCGAAGAGCGGATTGAAGTAGATGACCGTGACGCCGAGGTCGGCGAGGTAGTCGAGGTTCTCGCGGACGCCGGCGATGTCGCCGCCGTAGAACGAGTTCCAGTCGGGCTTCCCGTCGGTGCGGTACGGGCTCTTCGAGAGCCCCTCCACATCGTACCAGTCATCGACGAAGTGGAAGTAGACGTCGTTGGTCTTCCCGGAGGCCGGGAGGTCGGTCAGTCCCTCGTAGTACCACTCTGAGAAATCCTGGTCGTTCGACGCGTCACCGTTGGCGAAGCGTTCCGGGAAGATCTGATAGAAGATGCCGTCCTTGGCCCAGTCGGGTGTCGCGAAGACCGGGAACGCCTCCGCGTCGAAGACGAACGTACCGGCCGCTTCGCCGGTCTCGGCAAAACCGCCGGGTCCGAGCCAGAGCTCGGCGTCGCCGTCTGTCAGGGTGAACGCATAGTCGAACCGGGTGCCGGTCGCGGCCGTCCTGACCTCGGCCTCGAGGTAGTCAAAGAGCCCGTCGGAGTCGACGCGTTCCATGGGCACCGACGTGCTTCCCCGCGCTCCCTCGATGACAAGTGCCGCATCCGAGATATCGCCTGTCCAGACCCTCGTCCTGAAGGCGACCGTGCCGTCGCGGGCGACCGAGACCTCCCACGCGTGCCTGCCGTGCCCCAGCTGGAACGTCGTGATGACGCCGTCGCCCCGCTCGAGCGCCACGTCCTCGAAGCGCTCGTCGACCACGACGACCGAGTTCTGCCCGCCGTAGCCGTCTGGATGGAAGTCGTCGGCGGTCTCATCGGTGATCCAGTTCCCGTCGGCCACGAACTTGTACTGATACCGGCCGATCGGCAGGAGCAGCGTCACCTCGAAACGCCCGTCGACCTCTTCCATCGGAGTCGCGTCCGTGCTCCAGTTGTTGAACTGCCCGGCGAGGTAGACCTGTGACGGCGCACCGTCGGGCTCGTAGACGAACGGCACCTGCTTGAGGGCCCCCGCGTGCACCGGGCCGGCGGCCGTCGCAATGCCGACGAATACGAGCGCCGCGAGCGCGATGAACCGAACCTGTCGCATGGCATCCACCTTCCTCCATCAGAGACGACGCCCGGCCGAAGGGCCGGGCCGCCGTGACCTGGCGCCGCTCTCGAAGCTACGCGCCGGTCTTGAGTGCTCTCTTGAAGTCGAAGTCGTCGCGGGCGACGGCGTCCCCGAACGCGGAGACGTCCGCCCCCTCGAGGATGAGCTTATCCAGCTCCCGCACGCCCTGCCGGGAGCCGACGACGATGGCGCCGACCAGGCGGCCTCTGTCGAGCAGGACCTTCCGGTAGACGCCGTCGTCCTCGTATGCGTGGGTGGTACAGCCCTCGCAGAAGACATCGCCGGCGGAGTAGACGTCGACCTCGCTGATCTTCAGGGTATTCGAGCCAATGATGTCGCAGTCGGCGGACTCCCCTTCGATGCCGTGAGCGGCGGCCTCCGCCATGACGGTCGCCGCCGGGATGATGCCCCAGACGCGGCCGTCGAGCTCGGCCACGTCCCCGGCCGCGTAGACGTCGGGGACGTTCGTCCGCATCTTGCAGTCGACCTGGATGCCGCGGTCCCGGTCGATCCCGGTGTTCCCGACCACGTCCATCGAGGGCCGCACGCCGGTCGAGATGAGCACGATGTCGGCGGGGAGCGTCTCGCCCCCCCTGAGGCTTACCGCCTCGACGCTGTCGTCCCCGACGATCGACTCGCACATGGCCTCGGTCACCACATCGATGCCGAGCTCCCCGATCCTCTCCCTGAGCAGGGCCGCCCCCGCCTCGTCGAGCTGCCGGGGCAGGAGCCGGTCGGCCACCTCGAGCGCGACGACCTCGACACCGGAAGCCGCGAGCCCTCGCGCCGATTCGAGACCGAGCAGTCCGCCGCCGATAACGACGGCGCACCGGGCGGATCGGGCGGCCTCCCTCAAGGCGACCGCGTCGTCTGCCGTCCTGAGCGTGAAGACGCCCTCGAGATCCGTCCCTCCCATGGGCGGGACGAACGGGTCGGCGCCCGTCGCCACGAGGAGGCGGTCGTACGACTCACTGCCTCCGTCGGCCGTCACGACCTTCCGGCCGGCGGTGTCGATCGACGTCACCTCGGTCGAGAGGCGCACATCGATCCCCTGGTCCTCGTACCAGTCCGGAGGGTTGATGATGATCGACTCGATGTCGACGGCGCCGGCCACCACCTCGGGGAGCCGGGGTTTGTAGTAGTAGTGGTAGGGCTCACGGGTGAAGACGGCGATCCCGGCGTCCGGCTCGAGCATCCGGAGGCGCCGGGCCGCGGTCACGCCGGCGACGCCGTTGCCGATGATGAGGATATTCATGGGGAATGAAGGATCCGGGAGCCCCGGCGCGGGGCTCCGGGTTCCTAGTCTACAGGCTCGAACTGGTCCTTCGCCGCGCCGCAGACCGGGCAGACCCAGTCGTTCGGCAGATCGTCGAAGGACGTTCCGGCGTCAACGCCGCTCCCGGGGTCACCCTTCTCAGGGTCGTAGACGTATCCGCAGACTGTGCATCTGTACTTCTTCAACCGGCCACCTCCCGTTGCGCGAGCCGTCCCGTGCGGCCGGGGCATCCCGGCCGTCCGGCCCGGCCTTCTCCTCTTCAGCTACTTCCTGACCTCTTCGAGGCGCTTGCTGATCTCCACGACGTGCCGCTTCTCCTCCTCGACGAGCTCAGCGAGAGCTTCCTTCGCGGCGGGCTTCGTCGCAGCGTGCATCGCCTCTGTGTAGTACAGGACCGCGTCCTTCTCGACAGACAGTGCGAGTTCAAGAGCGCTCTCTGGGTCGAACTCGCGGTCGCTGTACTTCGCCATCTCCTCGATACCCTTGAAGATGCCGCCGTCGACGATCGAGCACACGTAGGCGGACACGTCCGTGTCCATCTCCGCGGGCCTCGACCCCATCCCGCCGGCTGTCTCGAGCTCCTTCGATTCAAAGAGCTTGAGGTGCCCCTTCTCGTCCTCCGCCAGCTTCTGGAAGACGGCCTTCGTCTCGTCGTCCTTCGCCTTCTTCGCCATCTTCGTGTAGAACTCGAGGCCGGCCTGCTCGATGCACATGCCGACGCGGAAGACCTCATCCTCGTTCAGGTACTCGATCATGAAGCACCTCCGTGGCGGACGGCTCCCGCCGCCCTCGATAATGGACACCGTGCCCGCTCGCGCCGGGTGCGGTGCCCGCAACGACCTCCTAGTTATCCGTAAGAACGTGCTCGTCGTACTCCCGCTCGAGCGCCAGCTTGTGCCGGGACTCCTCGTGAGCGAGGTTCGCGAAGAGCTCCTTGAGCTCGGGCTCTGTGGCGTTTGATGCAAGCATCTGGTAGAGGTTGTGCGCCTTCTCTTCCCGCTTCATCGCCACCGTCAGAACATCCTGATAGTCCATGTCCGGGGAGATCTGCACTGAGTCGGTGTAATCGGCGATCCTGAGGTCCGGGACCTCGTCGACGCGCGCCCAGCTGGCCTCGCCCGCCTGGACCTCGAGCAGTCTGCGCTTGTGGCCCTCCTCCTGCCGCGCCAGGGACAGGAGCATGTCGCGCACATTGGAGCGCTTCACCATCTCGGCGGCCACCGAATATGTGTCGACGGCCTCCTGTTCCTTCTGGATGGCGAAGTCGATGATCTCGCTGAAGCGCGTTTCCGCCATGTGAACGTGCCTCCCTGCCTGCGTCACGGGCCTTGCATGCGGTCCGTAGAGGATAGCCAAGGCCCACGGGGCCGTCAACAAGGAACCCCCGAGCGCTCGCGCGTCGGGGGTTCGTCCTGTGGCACCGGGCCGCGTCGACCCTGGGCGGGGCCGACGCCGTTTCTAGAGGGGCCTCCGGGGAGCACGGTCAGAGGCAAGAGCTGGGCTGCGGCTGACGCTTCTTGGCACTCTTTCTAGCCCACCCGGACTTGACGAACTCCCAGAGGCCCCGTGTACTCCGAACAGCAAAACGGCCGGACAGGAAGACCCGCCGGCCGTGTTCGTCGTCGATTCGTGTGTGTCGAGGAGAGGGACGTTATGCGGTCGAAGGGATATGCCAGACGACACCGGGTTCCGGCGATGCAGTCCGAGAGGATGCGGCGCGCCGTGTGTCCGGCCGTGTCGATGAGTTCCGCCCCGACTCCCGCGGCGGGTACGAGTTGCAAGGATGTTGGTGTCATGACAGTGGTGCAGGCTCCGATCCCGAGCAATCGTCGACGTCGCAACGGCGAGTCCGGATGTCGCGTTCGCTCACTGTCAACTGTTACCATACGCTCAGGCCGACGGTCAAGCGATTATGAAGTGCGGTTGTCAAGACCAGGGCCTATTGGTGAACAACCCTCAGAGCTCGTTCGCCGACCGCTCCTCTCCCCCGCATGCTGCAGACCGCCCGTCCTTGCTTGATGCGGTCCGCTCGGTCAGCTATACATAATGTGTCGCGTCGACCGTCCCGTCGCAAGTCACTGTCCCGTCACACATCGAGGAGCCGCACGTGCCGACCGCCGACGTTCCAGCCATCGACGTCCGACAGGTCTCGAAATCGTTCGGACGGACCGTCGCCGTCGACGGGGTCTCCTTCTCCGTCGGCCGCGGCGAGGTCGTCGGCTTCCTCGGTCCCAACGCCGCGGGCAAGACGACGACCATGCGGATCCTCACGTGCTTCCTGGCGCCCGACGCTGGAGGAGCGACCGTCGCGGGATGCGACGTCCTCGAAGACCCGCTGGGCGTGCGCCGGCGGACCGGCTACCTGCCTGAGAGCGCGCCGCTCTACACCGACATGACGGTGGACGAGCATCTTCACTTCGTGGCGACCGTGCGCGGGCTCCGCGGGGCCGACCGGCGCTCGCGGATCGACGACATGGTGGATCTGTGCGGGCTCACGGACGTTCTCGGCTCCCCCGTCGGTGCTCTCTCGAAGGGATACCGGCAGCGCGTCGGCCTCGCCAACACGCTGATCCACGACCCCCAGGTGCTCATCCTGGACGAACCGACGACCGGTCTCGATCCGACGCAGATCATCGAGATCCGGGAGCTGATCCGGCGGATCGGCACCGAGAGGACCGTCCTCCTCTCGACACATGTTCTTCCGGAGGTCGAGGCGACCTGCACGCGGGTGCTCATCATAAACGAGGGCAGGATCGCCGCGGAGGGCACGACCGACGAGCTCAGGGGACAGTCGTTCGAGGCGGGGATCTCCGTATCGCTGCTGGCCGGCGGAGCCGACGTCGACCGCGCGCTCGCATCGCTGCCGTCC
This genomic stretch from Candidatus Effluviviaceae Genus V sp. harbors:
- a CDS encoding rubrerythrin — protein: MAETRFSEIIDFAIQKEQEAVDTYSVAAEMVKRSNVRDMLLSLARQEEGHKRRLLEVQAGEASWARVDEVPDLRIADYTDSVQISPDMDYQDVLTVAMKREEKAHNLYQMLASNATEPELKELFANLAHEESRHKLALEREYDEHVLTDN
- a CDS encoding TldD/PmbA family protein, coding for MRELLREIVGNAKHWTEVRVHDRNALRLAVRNGVMESASSNKGSGAGVRVLVDGTWGFSSTARLDRESIERAVRDATLAAKGSAGGRKARVDRLADCEFAVGDFRTGDAEEIASHSAEEKTALVVDTERRTMEASETIRSAMCRYTELLDKKWVVSTDGADAHIEDAKLEFVAMAVAGTSDDMTTAFHGTGVTGGWPELFGPNSAEEIADKTGRTAVDLLNAPYAPGGKTQVVLDPELVGLLAHEAIGHTVEADFVLAGSAAAGRIGERVASELVTLCDSGPSVIGGEHAGGVVLVDDEGVPAGRTAVIENGVLSSYLHDRETAALFDVAPTGNARAWLFDDPPLIRMRNTYIEPGGSSFEEMVESIDDGLLLKGGGSGQADANAEFMFGVQEAYEIKRGKVGRLLRGASISGDAFEVLQSVDMLSSDFRWTIGSGHCGKGQPAKVDGGGPFVRCNVIVGGR
- a CDS encoding ATP-binding cassette domain-containing protein, with product MDVRQVSKSFGRTVAVDGVSFSVGRGEVVGFLGPNAAGKTTTMRILTCFLAPDAGGATVAGCDVLEDPLGVRRRTGYLPESAPLYTDMTVDEHLHFVATVRGLRGADRRSRIDDMVDLCGLTDVLGSPVGALSKGYRQRVGLANTLIHDPQVLILDEPTTGLDPTQIIEIRELIRRIGTERTVLLSTHVLPEVEATCTRVLIINEGRIAAEGTTDELRGQSFEAGISVSLLAGGADVDRALASLPSVSGLERLTRDEHGYVRFLLSGDSGTRLADDVFELVRDRGWRLRELSHSSVSLEDIFLDLTSAGRGPSRGEQRAGTSHRPITGDPRAGNGEPPLGADNGEPAPECEEEA
- a CDS encoding rubredoxin — its product is MKKYRCTVCGYVYDPEKGDPGSGVDAGTSFDDLPNDWVCPVCGAAKDQFEPVD
- a CDS encoding NAD(P)/FAD-dependent oxidoreductase encodes the protein MNILIIGNGVAGVTAARRLRMLEPDAGIAVFTREPYHYYYKPRLPEVVAGAVDIESIIINPPDWYEDQGIDVRLSTEVTSIDTAGRKVVTADGGSESYDRLLVATGADPFVPPMGGTDLEGVFTLRTADDAVALREAARSARCAVVIGGGLLGLESARGLAASGVEVVALEVADRLLPRQLDEAGAALLRERIGELGIDVVTEAMCESIVGDDSVEAVSLRGGETLPADIVLISTGVRPSMDVVGNTGIDRDRGIQVDCKMRTNVPDVYAAGDVAELDGRVWGIIPAATVMAEAAAHGIEGESADCDIIGSNTLKISEVDVYSAGDVFCEGCTTHAYEDDGVYRKVLLDRGRLVGAIVVGSRQGVRELDKLILEGADVSAFGDAVARDDFDFKRALKTGA